CGGAAGGGCGGGGGGCGGAGGGCCGGAGCcaactggcggcggcggctgggagacACGGCTGCGGGGAAGCGGAACGCACTGGCGGTGGCGGCGCAATCTCAGTGGTCAGGTCAGTTATTTTCTCCTAAACCCCTAAACCCCAATGCGTCTCCGACGTAATCTCCAATCGGAGTCAGTTCGTCCCTAACTCCAATCTGGCGACCTAAACTCAGGGCGGAGGGCCGGTGGCCACTGGCGCCTGCGGCTGCGAGACACAACTGCGGGAAGCCAGAGCTGACTGGCGAGGGTGGCCTGAGGTAACAATCTGAGAGGTCAGTTCTCTCTTCTATAACCCCTAAACCCTTGTGTTTTCCCGACCTGAACTCCAATCGGACACGTCAGTTCGCTCCTACCTAAAATCCAATCGGATTCATCAGTTCGGTCCTGCTATGCTTGTTTCCACGTGTGCAGTGCCTGGTGCTGTTGCTATTTAGTACCCGCTAGCTAACTGAGGTGGACGTGCAAGGATATTTTTGTGATTTGAAGTTCAGGGCTTTTGCAACTTGTATGGGGCTGTGATGTTTTGATTCAGTTCGCTGCTACGTTTAAACATGCAATGTGTGTGCCAATTCATGCAGATTGTTGCCTCATAGCTTAAGATTTGCTCTTCAGATAGTTCATCTCGGATCGTATATGGAAAGTTGCATGCTCTAGTACATCCTGTTTATGCCAAGTTTGTAACAGCAAGTTTATGTCCATgtcatatcatatatatatatatatatatatatatatatatatatatatatatatatatagatgctaGTCTGTTGGCATGTAGGAGTATTTGTGATCTTTACCGTCCTGTATATCCATCATAAATGTGGAAACTATGAAACAGGGCAATAAGTTTTGGTACCTGCAAGTTTTGCGTGGCAGTTGATATCTGTGAATGAAGCGCTTTACTATCCATCTATTTTATTGTCTTGCATTATTGCCTTTTGTGTGCGTTGTTATGATTTTAGATTTACCGGGATGGTGCAGTTTTTTAATGTTTTAGTATTGATTACTTGCAATGCAGCATTAGATGTTCCTAAATTATGTTCTCTTATTGCAGGTTGATAATGGCTGATGCTAGTTACCGCCGAAGACTGCGGGATGCAGAAAAGTGTCGCAATTGTGAGAAAACTGTCATTTCTCAAACTGAAGACATTTTTCGCAGGCCCGTCAACATCCAGAGGCACCTGAATGACCTTTTCAGAATAGAATTTCCCTTAAGACCAACTCCAGATCAATTTATGGAATTCTATAGAGTTACTCGGGAACGCTATGAAGCAATCTCTTTTATGTCAGTTCCTGGAGTTTTATATGATGGCAGACCTGTTCAGATCCCAGTCACGGCCCCTAGTTACATCGTATGTTTTCTCAAATCGTACTCATATGCTATGTCTATTCTCTTATGTAGCAACTGTGATGTGTTGTTATTGACGTTATATACTGTTTACTTTAACAGGGGGAAGAGACTTACCACACCATTGTCATACGCCTTGACAATGGATATGTTGTGGAGTTTCTTGTTCAAGAATCAAACAATTATCTTGTTGGGCTTAGAGTATATCGGATTGAAAATCAGAGAAATGCTGCCCCTTGGTTTGTATTCAAGAGAGTGACATTACCTCCCTACTTCGGACAATGCATACCAATCAGCTATCCCTTGAGCtacagtaatgtgtatgtttgtcATTCATTCTTTAATTTGCTACAGTTATTGTTGTCATCATGTATTTTATTTGACCTATCTTTTGGTCTTTTCCTGTGTTAGTGATTAGCGAAACGAAACTTTGTTTTGTACCAGTGGCTTGGTCTTATTTGGAGCTGGAGCTGTCTCGGCTGCAGTGGACTTCTTTTCCACATTTCTGGAAAATCCTCACCAGCAGTCTACAGATCAGGGTAAACTGCACTGCCAGTTATTCTTTCTGCTGTTTGGTGAAGGACCCCGGTTCCGTATTGCGCAGCAGTGGGCTAGAGACAATGCTCTCAATGCCAATTGGCAAAATCCACAAGCTGTTCTTCTCGAACTACTGCATGATTATTCCAAGCTATCTGATTGTTCGCTTCACCTCTATCAGTATTATGTTGAGATCCCTTTTCTTGATGCCCTTTCGGACGACCTGAAGGAGCTCAGTCCTTTTGCTCGTACCCTGTCTGATGCTAAGAATAGCTGGGAGCAATTTGAGGCCAAATACGCCAAATTTGAAAATTCTGGCTTGGTCTTCCGAAGATTATGTTGCAATCTTTGGTGGGCGGTGAACTGTTGCTTCTCAATTACAATTACAAGTTTTGCACAAGGATTCAGATGAGACAAGCAGGTTATGATGGTGAATGGTTTGAAAGGCTTCACAAGTAGAGCATTGGCTAAAACTGATGTAAACGACTCAATTTTGGTACTAGCGCAGTGTACTGATTCCAGCTGACTTTGGTATCACTGTTTATAGTTCAAACTTTGTACTGAACTATTTCTTCTAGGACAAGCTCTGAAGGAAAGCCTTAGGACAAGCCTATATGAACCCCTGAGCTTCAGGTTGCTCCAACAACTGTTGTTGTTTGACATTTTTGTGTGTGTAAGCTCTGAAGGAAGCCTATACCGAACTATTTCTTCTAG
Above is a window of Triticum aestivum cultivar Chinese Spring chromosome 6B, IWGSC CS RefSeq v2.1, whole genome shotgun sequence DNA encoding:
- the LOC123136177 gene encoding uncharacterized protein, whose product is MADASYRRRLRDAEKCRNCEKTVISQTEDIFRRPVNIQRHLNDLFRIEFPLRPTPDQFMEFYRVTRERYEAISFMSVPGVLYDGRPVQIPVTAPSYIGEETYHTIVIRLDNGYVVEFLVQESNNYLVGLRVYRIENQRNAAPWFVFKRVTLPPYFGQCIPISYPLSYSNVGLVLFGAGAVSAAVDFFSTFLENPHQQSTDQGKLHCQLFFLLFGEGPRFRIAQQWARDNALNANWQNPQAVLLELLHDYSKLSDCSLHLYQYYVEIPFLDALSDDLKELSPFARTLSDAKNSWEQFEAKYAKFENSGLVFRRLCCNLWWAVNCCFSITITSFAQGFR